Within Caldisericota bacterium, the genomic segment TTTTTGCTTTCAACACACAATCACCGGAAATAGTTTTCAGAAATAGATTGCCGTCCAAGCTTGCATCAGTTATTCGGACATCTCCACTAAATGAAACAAGTTCTATCTCCCCTAACGAAACATCCTGCAATACAACATCTCCTGAGTAAGTTTTTAAAGCTCCGTTTAATTTCCCTTTGGTAACGGTTATATCTCCGGATTTTAGCGACATAGTAATAGCTCCGAATAAATTGTTACCTTTTACATCGCCGCTTGTAGATTCAAGCTTCATACTACCAGTAACATCATTTATTCTAATATCTCCATCCACAGTTTTTGCAGTAACATTGCCTGAAATGTGCTCAAGATACAGATCGCCGCTTACAGTATGCAGAGTCACATCGCTCTCCGACGGAATTACAATACTAATTGGTCGGGATGATAATAACGCATTTCCTATACGTATACCCAGAATATATACTGTCCTTTTATATTTATATTTCGGACGCACCACAAAGGTGTTTTCCTTTTTCTCTATTTTTATAAACTCTTTCCCTTCTATAATCTTCACTTCATTCAGGTCTTTTTCTCCGGTTATCTTTATATCTGTACTTACAAATCCAGATAGATTTAATTCAATTTTTTTTCCATCTGTAGAAAAAACACTGGTCTCATCCCCGTTATCTTCCTCCATTGCTTCCTCTAATTTTTTCTTCTCTTCATCAGATATCTTTCCCTCCTCGAGCAATCTTTTCAGCTGATCTTCAATCTTTTCATTCATTCCTCCGCCTCCTTTATTAATTTTACTGCTTCTTTAGCATTAATCTCTCCTCTTTCCAGCGCATCTAAAATTTCTTTTTTACCTGGTTTTTCTCCCGATTCACGCAAACCTAAAGCAAT encodes:
- a CDS encoding DUF4097 family beta strand repeat-containing protein, with protein sequence MNEKIEDQLKRLLEEGKISDEEKKKLEEAMEEDNGDETSVFSTDGKKIELNLSGFVSTDIKITGEKDLNEVKIIEGKEFIKIEKKENTFVVRPKYKYKRTVYILGIRIGNALLSSRPISIVIPSESDVTLHTVSGDLYLEHISGNVTAKTVDGDIRINDVTGSMKLESTSGDVKGNNLFGAITMSLKSGDITVTKGKLNGALKTYSGDVVLQDVSLGEIELVSFSGDVRITDASLDGNLFLKTISGDCVLKAKSFDAKIVAKTKTGDVIFKDNEGNLKNVRNSEFLSGEGKYDIVLKTISGDVRIEEIKLNKGEK